GCGCGCAGCGCCTTGAGCAGCTTCGGATTGTTCAGCACATGCTGGCGCAGATCGTAGAGCGAGAGGCCGACCTGCTCAAGCAGATCGTAGGCCGGGCCGCGACCCTCGTAGAGCAGGCCCAGCAGCAGATGCAGCGTATCGGCACGCTGATGGCCCAGGTGCAGCGACTCCTTCAGCGCGTAGTTCAGGACGAGCTTACCGTCGCCTTCCCAGCGCGGCGCGGCCTCAGCGGAGGCTGGCTGCGAGTCAAGCCTGGCCTCCAATGCCTGCTCAAGCTGATCGAGGTCGACGTTGAGCGCGGCCATGGCCCGCAGCGCGCTGTTGCCCTTGACATCCAGAATGCCCAGCAGCAGATGCTCAGGCTCGACGCGCGCTGCCTGCCGACGAGCGGCCTGCTGATAGGCTCGCTCGACCACCTGGCGCGCATTATTCGTAAGATCGGCAGCCGGTATCTCTATCATGTGGCTCTTTCTCAACGGATAGACACGCGATTGCCCCGGTTGGAGCTTCAACCGAGGCAACGTCGCAGAATGTAGCGCCAGTGTAGCAGCAGTTCCCGCTGACGACAAGCTGCCGCTTTTAGCCGCGCTACAGCTTTACAAAGTAGGCCGAGCAGGCGCGATCGAGCAGCTCCTTGGTCATCGTCGGCGGAATCCCTCGGTACTTGGCCTCGTCCAGAATTTGATCGCACAGATCGCGGGGATGGCAGCAGCGCAGGTCGCGATTGACCTTGATATAGTGCTCTTGCAGCAGATAGCGCAGGCCATCGTCGCTGTACGGAATGCTCTTGCCTTTGCAGACGAGACGGAAGATCTCGCGGTACTCGTTGGGCGACGGATTCGGCACCTCGATTTTATGACGAATACGGCGCAGGAAGGCATCGTCCACAAGCTGCTTCGGATCGAGGTTGGTCGAAAAGACGATCAGCACGTCGAAGGGCATCTCCAGCTTCTTGCCGGTTTGCAGCGCCAGATAGTCGATCTTCTTTTCCAGCGGCACGATCCAGCGGTTGAGCAGGTCTTGCGGTCGGCACTGCTGGCGGCCAAAGTCGTCGATCAGGAACAGGCCGCCGTTGGCCTTCATCTGGTAGGGCGCCTCATAGACCTTGGCGATCGGATCGTAGATCAGCTCAAGCTGCGCCAGAATCAGCTCGCCGCCGACGACGACCACCGGACGTTTGCAGAGCAGCCAGCGCCCATCTTTGCGGGTATTGGTCGTCGGCAGCATGCCCGGATTCATTGCAAACGTATCTTCTTCCGGCTGCGGCGGCTGCTCGATGATTTCGTGGTTCAGCGGATCATAGACCTTGATCACCTGGCCGTCGATCTCGATGGCGTAGGGGATGATCACGTTGCCCTGCAAGATCCGCGAGATACCCTCGGCGATCGTGGTCTTGCCGTTGCCGGGCGGGCCGTA
This region of Herpetosiphonaceae bacterium genomic DNA includes:
- a CDS encoding ATP-binding protein: MSAFPLREFTTSANIHAAGSSGNGSGGSTLPPEPTSLAETGLGMGFLSELVLKHIYFAGMLSGQQLADALKLPFLNVVDTVLNFLKEEEYVDITGAQGGFYERSFQYVITTKGRAKVHEVLDRSQYAGPAPVPFQAYLDAVKAQSVGSMVIDQTTIRKAFEGLVIGDKLMDQIGPAANSARSLFLYGPPGNGKTTIAEGISRILQGNVIIPYAIEIDGQVIKVYDPLNHEIIEQPPQPEEDTFAMNPGMLPTTNTRKDGRWLLCKRPVVVVGGELILAQLELIYDPIAKVYEAPYQMKANGGLFLIDDFGRQQCRPQDLLNRWIVPLEKKIDYLALQTGKKLEMPFDVLIVFSTNLDPKQLVDDAFLRRIRHKIEVPNPSPNEYREIFRLVCKGKSIPYSDDGLRYLLQEHYIKVNRDLRCCHPRDLCDQILDEAKYRGIPPTMTKELLDRACSAYFVKL